Proteins from a single region of Apium graveolens cultivar Ventura chromosome 7, ASM990537v1, whole genome shotgun sequence:
- the LOC141673970 gene encoding uncharacterized protein LOC141673970: MARYNDLNDQFDGLNIEDEENSAFVFGDELQIEGNQYELCVVGRFLTVRNINVNAMKTKMADVWRPAMGVNIKELEPGIFLFQFYHKEDMKWVLKGGPWSFDNAMLVMSEIPDGEEPQNVPLWHVNMWMQVCDLPSGFMSEVVGKHLGDFFGEFLEYDSKNNSSLGREFMRIKVRLDVRKALKRKKKITKKNGVEVMVSCKYERLGEFCFTCGMLTHTERYCRKFLSNVSEGITKEWGSWLRAPPRRAGIPAKSRWLREEDDKDWETG; the protein is encoded by the coding sequence ATGGCTCGATACAATGATTTGAATGATCAGTTTGATGGGTTAAAtattgaagatgaggagaactcTGCTTTTGTGTTTGGAGACGAATTGCAAATTGAGGGGAACCAGTATGAATTATGCGTGGTGGGTAGGTTCTTAACGGTGAGAAATATCAATGTGAATGCAATGAAGACAAAAATGGCGGATGTTTGGAGACCAGCGATGGGTGTTAACATCAAGGAATTGGAACCAGGAATCTTCTTGTTTCAATTTTATCATAAGGAAGACATGAAATGGGTTCTTAAAGGTGGTCCGTGGTCATTTGACAACGCAATGCTTGTAATGTCGGAAATTCCAGATGGAGAGGAACCACAAAATGTTCCACTATGGCATGTTAATATGTGGATGCAAGTTTGTGACCTTCCTTCTGGGTTCATGTCGGAGGTCGTTGGAAAGCATTTAGGAGATTTCTTTGGAGAATTCCTCGAATACGATAGTAAAAACAATTCCAGTTTGGGGAGAGAGTTCATGCGCATTAAGGTCAGGTTGGATGTCAGGAAGGCTCTGAAACGGAAGAAGAAGATTACGAAGAAAAATGGAGTGGAGGTAATGGTCTCGTGCAAGTATGAGAGATTGGGTGAATTTTGTTTCACGTGTGGAATGCTAACACATACGGAACGCTATTGTAGAAAATTTCTCAGTAATGTCAGCGAAGGAATCACCAAAGAGTGGGGAAGTTGGCTTAGAGCCCCACCGAGAAGAGCTGGTATTCCGGCAAAAAGTCGATGGCTGCGGGAGGAAGACGATAAGGATTGGGAGACGGGGTAG
- the LOC141673969 gene encoding uncharacterized protein LOC141673969 — protein MNVLSWNCRGVGRPRKVQFLFDIVRQEQPYLVFLCETIAVKSKLEYVQNKLGYEGLFVVDPVGRSGGIALLWKEKEQVDILGFSQHHIDARVKGDNTIEWRLTGVYGEPDRLQRHKTWDLLRNLARDANLPWCVIGDINNVMCLEEKVGGDPYPTWLMEGFSAALQDAGLTDLPLTGHQFTWERNRGKIDWMEVRLDRALITDDWVNSFPLAKLYNLEGAPSDHSALLLVPQTKLRRQKPYRFKFENAWNTEPMCELLVRDGWESNPLLNVQEKIKICGESLSIWGKEITGNFSGRIKEYKKELKRFRGGKDAWTVGKYAEARERLNLIYNQREVFWRQRSKQLWLSAGDKNSRYFHRVASQRRRTNTIQRLQVEEGQWVDWENGLEEFMKEYYSGIFKATEANWQEVIDYVPRKITSDQNSELLAK, from the coding sequence ATGAATGTTCTAAGTTGGAACTGCCGAGGAGTGGGGCGTCCTCGGAAAGTTCAGTTCCTATTTGACATTGTACGTCAAGAACAGCCTTATTTGGTCTTTTTATGTGAAACTATTGCGGTTAAATCGAAGCTGGAATATGTGCAAAATAAACTTGGTTATGAAGGTCTGTTTGTGGTTGATCCAGTAGGAAGGAGTGGGGGTATTGCGTTACTATGGAAAGAAAAGGAGCAGGTGGATATACTGGGTTTTTCTCAACACCATATTGATGCAAGGGTGAAAGGAGATAATACGATTGAATGGAGATTAACGGGCGTGTATGGTGAGCCTGATAGACTTCAACGGCATAAAACCTGGGATCTGCTGAGAAATTTAGCCAGGGATGCAAATCTACCATGGTGTGTAATTGGGGATATTAATAATGTTATGTGTTTGGAAGAGAAAGTGGGAGGAGATCCTTACCCGACATGGTTAATGGAGGGATTCAGTGCAGCTTTACAAGATGCAGGGCTTACAGACTTGCCACTAACTGGTCATCAGTTCACATGGGAAAGAAATAGAGGCAAGATAGATTGGATGGAGGTTAGATTGGATAGAGCTCTGATAACGGATGACTGGGTTAATAGCTTTCCTTTGGCAAAATTATATAATTTGGAGGGAGCACCTTCGGATCATAGTGCTTTGCTACTAGTACCTCAGACGAAATTGAGAAGGCAGAAACCATATAGATTTAAATTCGAGAATGCATGGAATACGGAGCCTATGTGTGAGTTGTTAGTTAGGGATGGCTGGGAAAGTAATCCGTTACTAAATGTTCAGGAAAAAATAAAGATATGTGGCGAAAGTCTGTCCATTTGGGGGAAGGAAATTACAGGAAATTTCAGTGGGAGAATAAAGGAGTACAAAAAAGAGTTAAAGCGCTTCAGGGGCGGTAAAGATGCTTGGACGGTTGGTAAATACGCAGAAGCAAGAGAGAGATTAAACCTTATTTATAACCAACGAGAGGTGTTCTGGAGACAGCGCTCAAAGCAATTATGGTTAAGTGCAGGGGATAAGAACTCACGATATTTTCACAGAGTAGCAAGTCAAAGGCGTAGAACAAATACCATCCAGAGATTGCAGGTTGAGGAGGGGCAGTGGGTGGATTGGGAGAATGGGTTAGAAGAGTTCATGAAGGAATATTATAGTGGAATTTTCAAAGCAACAGAAGCAAATTGGCAGGAAGTCATTGACTATGTTCCAAGGAAAATTACTAGTGATCAGAATAGTGAACTATTGGCTAAGTAG